From a single Prochlorococcus sp. MIT 0603 genomic region:
- a CDS encoding M15 family metallopeptidase — translation MPVELYCLEPHSYKSLGAPYGDSVSPWMLRGNVVDRLLAAQKHLKEIDRHYSLAIFDAWRPIRVQQFMYDYAINQECLARGVNRKENANSLELKEVFETVSKFWAEPSLDLASPPPHSTGGAVDLTISCAKGIPLDMGGEIDCIGPVSEPNYYIRQKEFIDHPDYLLWHSRRVLLSDAMKKSGFVQHPHEWWHFSYGDQLWAWVKNLQAAHYGAVEP, via the coding sequence TTGCCTGTTGAACTTTATTGCTTGGAGCCACATTCTTATAAATCTTTAGGTGCCCCCTATGGAGACTCTGTTTCTCCATGGATGTTGAGGGGCAATGTGGTTGATCGCTTGTTAGCAGCACAGAAACACCTTAAGGAAATTGATCGCCATTACTCTTTAGCAATTTTTGATGCTTGGCGACCTATAAGAGTTCAACAATTTATGTATGATTATGCAATTAATCAAGAATGTCTAGCGCGTGGAGTTAATAGAAAAGAGAATGCTAATTCACTTGAGTTAAAAGAAGTTTTTGAGACTGTTAGTAAATTCTGGGCGGAGCCTAGCTTGGACCTTGCATCTCCTCCACCCCATAGTACTGGTGGAGCTGTTGACTTGACAATTTCTTGTGCCAAGGGGATCCCTTTAGATATGGGAGGTGAAATAGATTGTATTGGACCAGTCTCAGAGCCAAATTATTATATTAGGCAAAAAGAATTTATAGATCATCCTGACTATTTGTTATGGCATTCTAGGCGTGTGCTTTTATCTGATGCTATGAAGAAATCTGGCTTTGTTCAACATCCCCATGAGTGGTGGCATTTTAGTTATGGAGATCAGCTTTGGGCTTGGGTGAAGAATTTGCAAGCTGCGCATTATGGAGCAGTAGAACCATGA